One Bos taurus isolate L1 Dominette 01449 registration number 42190680 breed Hereford chromosome 4, ARS-UCD2.0, whole genome shotgun sequence genomic window, ATGGACTGTGAGAAAATGGTGAATGAAATAGGCAATCTTACATGTTCTTGATGGGGTTCAATGAGTCACCTGCCCTGTTATTGACAGAAAAGTAGTACATGTATGTGtggtacattttaattttaaggtGAAGTTAAGGGGCAGGTATTTGATTTtgtaattttaagatttctttttaggtatttgtttagttttttatcTTCATGTGTATTCTTTATCTAATTATTACACTTTCAAAGTCATTTAACACTCTCTCCCGAACACCCTACAATAGGAAAATGTAACACGTATTGCATAAGTTTACTATCCTCCAGATCAAAATTCAAATCTATCATTAGTCagtttttctcttattatttctTCTCAGTTGcaacaatatatttttatgtttgttttctaatgcTATTACAGGTATAAAATGTTCTTGTAGGTGGATTTTTGAAAATGTCTACATGTAAACCAAAGCACagactttatatatataatttttgaagtTATTTAGCTATAGACTAAAATGTACTATGTAAAAACATaataatagataaaatattttaaataattttatagcatctttttaaaagttgttttataaaagttatttcccctcatttaaaattatttaaaagctgttgaaatgtaaagaaataagTGATTAACTTGAACTATCTAAAATTGCAAGAAAATTGAGGTTTCAAAATATATGGCCTGGGAGTGAAAAATATTCTTAGAAAATCTGTGTATTTCTCTTAATTTGATGCTTATACATGGTGGCATTATAGTTAGCATGAACATGGTAAGAAGgagttttaatattatttcttaatggaaagaaaataattcaggttctaactttattttttgtattgtaAAAAATGGTAACACTTAATGTGTTGAAAATTTTAAGTACTTTACTATTCTCAGTTAAGGGATTTTTGTATTTATCATTCTGCtttagaaacatattttttttagaaatatattttttaatgagcaACAAAAATCCAATATAATACTTAGCTGTAGGAATGATGATTTTAAGAGTTaacacattttaattatttttgtcaaGATGATATATTAGAAGCATATTCTCTATTATATtaatagtttcttaaaaattaaaaatgcttatgcAAGCAAATCTATTTAGGAAACATTGACTTATATAAAGCTAACTAATAGAGGGATTTTCATAGCCTTTAATAAGTTTCAATGCTTTATAACTCAACAAGAAAGGATGTTGTATGTAAAATTTCCCAAACATTTGATTTTAGATCCTTCTTTGCTAGCGGGATCTCTTGGGGTTGTGATTTGTCTATTGCATTTTAGGACATGTCAGTTTAGAATGtgctttttataattataaacttTGGAAATTAATCATGATACTTCAAATATAATCATTTGTATATAACCACAAAAAAACCTTCCAACTTTCTGTGTacttacaaaaataataaaatcttcaTAAATAAGCCAAATAATTGTGTTGTATATTGATTGTGCTTGTTGAAGCCCTCATTTTTCTACATTTCATGTAGAATAACATGACACCATTTCAAGTTTTAGTCTATCTGGTATTTAAATCTACAgctataaaaatttaattttgttctgTCTCATTTCACTATCAAAATTGTGGGTTCAAATATCCTCTTTTCTGTATATGTAATAATTCATCTGTTTTTATATTATCTTCCTTGGTTAAACCATGTACCTATTCTTTAAAAGCTGTATAAATAGTAGTATTCCTTCTTTTCATTCAGATATTTTTTTCAGGGCCTTTGTTTTTGATAAAGCAAGAAAACGATGCCTCTGGTTCCCTTTCAATAGCATGTCAAGTGGAGTAAAAAAAGAGTTTGGCCATGAATTTGACCTCTATGAAAACAAAGGTAACTGgcttttctctaaatatttcataatgaaaTAAAGTATATGTAATTACCTGCCACAGTATTCTTTCTGACTTTTCCATCATATCCTGATCTGTTATGCAGTCAATTCATCCGTTAAGACAGATGACACTAACGCCTTGACTGTTTTCAGTGTGGCCCTTTAAAAAGAGCTTGTCCCAAATTTTCCATAATTAGATTACCCCCTCTCTCTCTGTTTATTTCTAGTAACATCTCCTGGGACTGATATTCTCCACATTCATTTTAGAATGTGCCACCTTAAGTTATTAGTTtaagatgttttattttattatttttctggggGGGTATAATTAGGtgcagcttttatttatttatttatttttattatttattattttttttactttacaatattgtattggttttatatatttatattagtttaatacattttatatatataaatatataaatgtatatttatacagtATTCTAAATTTTAACAACTTTTTTCTAATAACTAAATTTTAATCTATGGATAATTAATCTAAGTTATACTTATGATGgctgataataataaaatatggaGGTTTTGAAAATTTAATTGGATCTATTGCTagttatatacttaaaaaaatctttaaaagaattgAGACCATATTATTTGTTAATTTGTCTATGCTGGTAATTTGATATCGTATTCTCAAGGTATTTACTTTGCTCAAAAGCAGatttatatcaataaaataatcTCTCATCACACAAAATAATAATCATGAGTTATGTTTTTGATAATACTATGTGTCtcaattttaatgttttgttatatcatattttcataaatttagTTATTTAGTAATACACATAGACATTTCTTTGTTAATAGGGAAAATGCTTagattacattaaaattaattcatGTTAGAAAATAAGATGATCTCTATGCACCCCAATAATTCTATAAATCCTAAACATGATTCATAATCTAGTGTAAAACCAGCTTCAGTCTTCTAGGTTGCTAATTGAATATACTGTTATTTGATAGGAATATACAGCTTGTTTCTATTTGATTGTCCTATAATTTAGCAGCCAATCTGTtagaaaaaatatggaaaataataatCAGAATAATGTAAttgtcacatacacacacatacacaaaaactcACACGATTTTACTGATGTAAAGGCAAATCAATAgcattggcatatatacactctATGTGTAAGCTAGATAGCTAGTTGGAAGCTGCTGAATAGTACAGGGGGtccaacctggtgctctgtggtgacctagagggaggggatatacatatagatacatatacacTTATGGCtcatttgcattgttgtatggcagaaaccaacacaactttgtaaaacaattatcctctaattaaaaaaaaaatgaatcagatCACTTATATCAAAATAATCAGTTATTTCCATTACCTCAAAGTAACTGCTTGAATTCAAATAAgtttacaaatttttatttttaatattttcttaaaatggtCTCTGCACTTAAGCAAATAATTGGGCCAAATTAAATTTGCCTTGTCAATTGAGTATATAGAATAATCTGTGTTAAACAGGTAGACTAATCTCTAGAGTTTCCCAGGTATATACTCACAAAATTAAAACTTCTCAATggtctgttgtttttgtttgttttggcttacTCTAAatgcattattttgaaaatattagaaGTTTTGGGCAAGAAATTGCAGTATTTGTGGTGGTTTATAAGCATTAATTACTTAAAGATTCAAatggaattttataatttttatttttaatatatacagcGTATATTACACATGgttataacatttttttctgctttcttttaatAGACTACATTAGAAACTGTATCATTGGTAAAGGCGGTAGCTACAAGGGGACGGTATCTATCACTAAAAGTGGCATCAAATGTCAGCCCTGGAATTCCATGATACCACACGAACACAGGTAAGACCAACACGAAGAAAGGAGGATAGAGCCTTTCTTGCACGGGTCTGTTAGCAGGCCCAGGTTAGTCCTTCAGATTAATCCTACAGTTCTGTAATAGTTTAGCCAACTTTGCTGAAATGTATTAGTCTAAGGCTTATCTGAATTAATAACTGATAGTTagccaaagaataaaaaatatatatcattaagATGTAGCCTAACATTATTTCACCACAAAACCTCAATTTATAGATCTTGGTGTTtgggaagaaataataaaaaagtaataaattgttttttttccttctctttgcctGTGAGAAGGCACAGCACTCTGCAGCTGGAGTGGAGAGGTTGCCTGTGCTAAGTTGGAGATGGAGAAATTCTGATCTTCCCCAGGGGCCAAATGTTGTTTAACCatggtggttctcaaacttggctgCACATTAAAATCGCTAAAAGCCCTTAATGAATCCTACCACTTGGGTGTCAATATGGACTGattaaatcagaatcttttgGGGGAAATAACCTAGCCACCAGTTTTTCTATAGAGCTTTGCTAAACATTTGTGTCTCAGATGACCACCTTTCCCTTTTCACCTAGCACCTAATGACTGGAGAAAACTTATTTCTTGGAAATTAAATATCTATAGTTAAGAGAAAGATTGTGTTCATTATAACAGATGAATGCTATTTAAAGATGAGTAAATATAATATCCATAGGCTCATTAGTCTGAGAGTTTTAAACATCATGGAGGAGAAACAGATATCTACTCATTGGAGAGCTATATATAGCCAAAGTTTTTCAAGACTTATTCTGGAAATAATTTTAACAGGAACTAGtttaaaatcagagaaggcaatggcaccccgctccagtactcttgcctggagaatcccagggacggaggagcctggtgggctgccacctatggggttgcacagagtcggacacgactgaagtaacttagcagcagtattttaaaatagctcTACCTGGTTATTAGACGCACTGGAAGATTTATATTACCATGTGCCTAGTACCTTGTTAAACAGTATACCtaggttatctcatttaatcctctcaagaaccacctgtgtgctcagtcactaagtcgtgtctgactctctgcggccctatagactgtaggctgccagactcctcagcccatggaattttctaggcaagaatactggagtggggtaccatttcctactctaggggatcttcccaacccaggaactgaacccatgtctcttgtgtctcctgcattggcaggtgaattctataTCACTAGCACCATCTAGGAGGCCCCCAAGAACCACACAGTAGGTGATTTTATTAGTTCTGTTTTTTATACGGTGAAACTGAATGGCAAAGATCTTAGTAAGTTTTCAAAGTCACACACAGCTAGCAAGTCGTGTATCCAGAATCTGAGGCCTGCCAATGCCACTCTAAAACCTGTGCTTTTAACAACTTTCGGGCCTTAAACACTCAGCAAATCAGGATACATACTGTGACTTCTTTTTGCAATAGTGGTAATTTACTTGCCTTGATGAACCCACTTtgtccattttcattcatttggtGGGGAATAACCATGCAAGATGATTTTACTTCAGTAAACAGAGTTCATCGGTccacatataaagaaaaagagtTGGTTGGTCTACACTGGGATGAAATCTTTGATGTTGGTCTAGTTAATGCCAACCAGCAAGCGTCcaagtgaatcagttttacagTGTTTGAATAACAGAAAGCAACTAATTATTTTTGTCAAATTCATTACTTATAATTATGCATGAATACCTccaaaaaatagttttatcattATAGTACAAAGCAAACAATATAATTGGTTTTGTCCTCTCATAGGATTTGCATGGTGCCAGTCCCTGCATAGTGAGGAAAACATTTTGCTTAAATAGATGGATCTAAGAATTTCATGAACAAAGGAATAGTGTTTGAAATCAATCCTACTGTAGTCAAGGAGAGCGCACTGGACTGACCCAGGGAAGGTCTTATTTCAACCCAAATTCTCTGTGATTATGATTCTCTGCTACAGGAGTACATATGAAATAGATCTCCCTGGGAACTAGCTTCCCAGTCCAATCAGCTATTTTATCAACAAACATTTCCTTGTGATATAGAGCTTTAAGGAAGAGAAGACTTCATAGGTTAATCAATTTTTGTATTCAATGGGAGCAACACATTTTCATCAATTAGCGGCTATTTGGAATATCTAAATGATAGGTTAACACTTTTAAAGTGATAACTAAAGATTAATTGTATGGaaagtggaaaaataaatatatatctatatatgactCTGTCTAGAAGGGTGATTTATTGCGGACTCCCtaaattgaaatattttacaaGTGGCTTAATGGGAAGATGATGATAGATGATGAAATTAGTATAAAGCTTAACTAGAAAATCAGGTGACCTGATATCTCCATCTGTATCCTTCACTGGCCACCCAGCATTCATTAAAGAAGCAGATGATGGAATGGATCAAGTTTCCTATAAACATAGttcatattaaaagaaaagaaagggtggTTAGCACCCAGAAGATCTAAGTTATATTTCCAAGTATATTTGGATATAAatcaattttacattttctttcacttatctttctaaaaataaagctTTGGTCACAAGGACAAAGAACCAAAAATAGTATGCATGTGAGTAAAAGTTTATTACAGAGCTTATTGCCTGGCACAGGGCATGGGTGTAATAGATTttcataaatatgtgttgaatgaacacaaaagaacaaagaacaggGTTAGGCTTCATCACTTGGTCAAGTATGATATATTAAAGAAAAGCACACTAAAAACCTCAGAACATTGAAGAATGCCAGTTAATTTGGGTAAAAGTTATATATaccaaagaatgaagagaagagaTGACCTAGACTGCTCTTTACCCTACCTGTCCTAAAGAGGAGTTTGATATGCACTGATACAGAACTGTGGAAAGCAGCACatattttcctcttcatttttcatttgtattaacTCTATTGGGAAAACTTTATTCTTTTAACCATACCTATTTTAGATTTTTACTTTATCTCTCTTCCTTCCAACTTGCATCTTTCCTACTAAACTGTTGACTTATGCATTCATTACTTCTTCACAGcttctttttcactttacaaATCTACTGGAAaagtttatgtttgtgtatgtgtagtgtatacatgtatgtgttttgtgtgtgtgtgtaacaaaaATCTCTAAAACTTCAGGTATTTTATAATGTGTGCATTTAACGTGTTAAATCATCACTTAGCTTTTTAAACTTAATACATAGAAGGATAAAAATAAAGGACCTTATAATAATCTAATTCACTCCATTCATTTTGTAAGTCAAGTTGAAAACCCAAAAAGCAAGTAAATTGCCTAAGGACTAGTGTTGTATACTAGTCGAGTGAAATGTATAGGGCAACTATGTAGATTTTCATGATTAACAATAACCTATTCTTATTATTATAATAAGCCAAACTTTTAAGAAAGTAGAGTTACAGGGGGGTTTTCTTAGGTAGATTTGGTAAAAGCAAtgctttatgaaaaaaatataaagtaaaattcagTTTTGATTCTATCAGAAAAATGAGTATTTCATTATAAATTTACTATGAAAAATTAGATAACtggcaaaaatgaaaagaaaatacatttcatgCAATGGCACAAAGATTATCTTAAGTTATTCTGGAATAATAGAGCTAAAACTAAGACAAAAGATGacattgttttctttgaaatttaaatacTGTTAAGAACTGTAAAGTCATGATAAACTTTAATTATAATTTGTATCAATCATAAGACCAAATGTTTAATTATTATTCCCCAGTATTTAAAATGCTAGTGGAATAAGAATTAAACTATTTTGACATTTCATAATGTTAATGATGCTTAATTCATATCTTGAAATTGTTTAGTTAGTAGTAAGTCTCTTAGACTATTTTTGAccaataatttatattttctgagGACTTTATTGTATTTCACGTCCAAAGTAAATGATTTCTTTGCAAAATGTTGCTTGGTACCCAAGGCATGTTTCTATTTATTATGTGCTACAGCATAATGAAAAACCATTATTTCTTAACTAAAAGTTTAAGTGcatagaaaacatatttgaaTAGCATTTACTGACAGACTAAAAGCTTTGGATTTGACTGTTGTTTAAGTACCATTTAGAACTCCGAGAtcagtaaaagtagaaataaagctTTATGGAAAACATTGTACTGAATATTGAAAATACAGTTGGATTTTCCAAAAAAGCGCTTACAAATGTTACCTACAGATGTATATTGTTTACTTCTGCTGTTTATGTGTGCAGTCTAGGAGACACATGCAGTATCACTGAGGCCAAGGTCACAAGCagtgcaaaagaataaaaagagctttggacttttttgcttttatgttgaAATACCTTATGCTGATAACAAAATTATAACTAGGGCattagaaattttaaacaaaGGTCCTGTATTTCAGTCTATGGCCAAATACTATGAACTAAGCCTGAAAGCACCACGCTCCAGTCAcagtgaaaactttaaaaaattttaaagagaatggCATTTCTGTCTTTTACTATGACATCTAAAAACTAAGTGGAGTGTGCTTAATAATAGGTAGCATTTATTAAGTCTCAGTTACTCCTCTCTTTGAACTTCTCAAAACAACCACATGAGGTGTAAGATGTTACAAGTTATGGTTATACTCAGTGTACAGGTAAGCTAACAGGCTGAAAGAGGCTACATTGCCCACTGGGGTCTCCAGTTAGTAAGATAGAGCTGAAATTTGAGTCTGGGTTTAGTTTGAGTGTAAAATCTTTGTTTCTGTTACTTCATCAATTTGTTTATCAATTGTGAAGAAAAGGGGGGTATTATTCataagaaaatatgtaaaaaacaaGTAATTATCTCAGATAAACAATGTAATAGTGAGATGTCAGTGCCTCTTCTCAGGGGTTCTCCTCTATTATTTGCTACCTTTGAGTGGAACTTTGAAACTATGGTTCAAACAGTGTCAGTTAGGTTCTAGAATGATTAGCAAAGTCAGAGATGAATCATTCTTATTGGCGCAGAATACGAGAATTCAGTTAGGTAAATGtctataaaatttaaagtattttaagaatggatggaagtgatagaattcaaGTTAATATATATGGCTGTCTGAGATAGAGTAAAGAATTTCTCTACTTTCAGGAAAATATATCCACTAGTTAGTAAAATTAATAGGCCCCCCAAAGTTGCATGCTCTTATACTGTAATGATTATCATTTTAAAACTAGCTTTTTGCCTTCGAGCTATCGGGGTAAAGACCTACAGGAAAACTACTGTCGAAATCCTCGAGGGGAAGAAGGGGGACCTTGGTGTTTCACAAGCAATCCAGAGGTACGCTACGAAGTCTGTGACATTCCTCAGTGTTCAGAAGGTAAATGACCTGAGTGCCATGTGGGGCACTCTGTTCCCCCTTTGTGTAAAACTGCAACTCACATTAAAGGTTAACGGAATTGAATTAAATCACAATGAATATGCTGTCCATGCAAATGCAACTGTAGATCATTATTTGAGCATTTTTAtaggatgttttaaaaattaaaaactgattaTCATCAAATTAATGCAAAGTAATGGAGGGAGTTAGTTTGAATTTCAAAGGAGCCTGAGGTATCTCTCTGGGTAGAGTAAAATTTGGGCTTCTTCATCTACTGTTTTGAGCTCATATACCTCAATCTATTCCCTCAATCTCCTCACCGGAAAGGAGCCAAATGACACTTAGCCCTTTACTTGTAACACTAATTCTATACATTCAGAACCTGCTTCTGCAGAAGTTTTGTCAAATCTGTATTGAAGTGGTGTGGCAAGGGTATACAGAACCAGAAGAGAATGAAGAAGGGGGTAACTGAAATTTTGAATGCCCTGTATGTGTTTTGGTGAATATGTGTCTAGAACCAAATTTGACACGTAGTCTGGAACTAAGTACCATTCAGAATGTTATCTGAAGAGCTCAAATCTATAGATTCCAGCTGTCTTGAAGGCAGCCACTCCACATCCGCGTATTCATCTCCTCTCACAGCATGAAAGGGCCCTTCCTTACTTTTCCAGTGGAAAATGAATGACTGAAGACAAGGAAAAGTAACCGTTTCAGCATTGTACTCTGTTTTCTTAGTCTCTGGCTACGTAATAGCTGGCTTTTTAGTGGTGTCCGAAactaaaattctaaaaatcaCAATGAAACATGGATTAAATTCTGACAAAAATTTGGTAGGGTTTTGAAGTGCTTGGGGTGGGGGTTGCTGCTGGAATGCTGTCCAATCTTTATAGTAGGATATCTTGCTTGTTTGTTATTAATCAGATATCTTTGAACTATTTCTTCCATAGTATTCATTAAATATTAGGTTGATATTTATCACGTAAAAAGGCCGTTGTTAGCTATTTGTCACAGAGAagtcaaattttgttttttgttgttagttaGTTTAAAATTCTTGAATTAATGTGCTAGAGCCAGTCCCAACTCTGTTTGTAAATTCTTACTTTCCATTCCATATCATATTCTGTTCACTATAACttattcattgttttcttttcttttaaaaataataaactgatcTGTGATAACGTTATGAATAAGTCTGTTTTGTATGAATAAGTCTGTATTTAATATCTGTCTTAAGTTTGCACATGGAAGAAAACTACTTTTAGGGATTTCTCTGCTATCACAGTTTTTTGAGGTTGGAAATTATTGGCAAAGAGTTTTATTTATTGGTTTTGTTTGACCTGGGACAGTGTTTTCAAGGAAAGGCAAAATGGTCAAACTTTAAACAGTTTAGCATTTTTTCTGTGTGCCTAGTTTGTGGGAATGTGATTTTTCAACCCCTGATTTATAAGAAGAAACTTCATCGAAATATATTCACACAGATTTAAACTATCAGGCAAAAAATAAGTGtgctaaaaaataaatgactggGAAAATTTCTGGTCATTCTTATTAGGGTATacatcttgaatttttttttttcaatgatttgAGATTATCACACCTCCCTTAGAAAAGGACCTTGTTCAGTAGCACGAATGGCACTTGATGCTGTTGGTCACCATGGCATCAAAGATTGTGGGTATACTTTTCTGGAAACTACTTAGTCTGACAGTACTTGCAAAACTCTCCTGTGAGAGAAGTAAACCAACACCTGTCCTGTGGGCTAAATATATATCAGGACTGTGAATTGAGCTTTGATATTTAAGCTCATACTAAAATGAACAATGTTTTAGAAGGATTTTAATAAAGAAGCTCTAAAATAAGAAGAAGCATAGTCAAACATTAATAGAGAAAgagttatttacaaaatggataatataaaatatacaaaataatgtacatatgatgtaaattctattaaaatatatatatgagggAAAAAGCCTCAAAATTCACAATGTTTAAATAGTTTGATGGGTGAGACATTTTAATAGATGGATATTGCAAATGTCAAGTTCCAAAGGTTATTTATATGAATGAAACATTAAAGATGCcatcattttgtatattttaaaattaaagtaccTTTAATCAACTTTGGACTATTTGGAAAAGGACAagtaaaa contains:
- the HGF gene encoding hepatocyte growth factor isoform X4; translation: MWVTRLLPVLLLQHVLLHLLLLPIAIPYAEGQKKRRNTLHEFKRSAKTTLIKEDPLLKIKTKKMNTADQCANRCIRNKGLPFTCKAFVFDKARKRCLWFPFNSMSSGVKKEFGHEFDLYENKDYIRNCIIGKGGSYKGTVSITKSGIKCQPWNSMIPHEHSFLPSSYRGKDLQENYCRNPRGEEGGPWCFTSNPEVRYEVCDIPQCSEGK